DNA from Thermoleophilum album:
GCTCGATTGTGGTTCCGGGGTAGAAGTGGTCGAGAATTTCGCGGTAGTCGGCACCGGTCAGCGCCATCCCCTGCGCTCCCCACTGACTCATCCCAGCGCCATGACCGAAGCCCGCGCCACGCACCACGAACGTGCTCTTCGCCTGGCCCTTCGCCTGCGCCGTGGCGCCGAGCAACAAGGCGAGGACGAGGGCCAGCACTGTCGGGCGAAGCGTCAAGCTCATCGAGTAGAAGGAACGCGCTGCTTGAGCGAGAGTAGCGCTCGCACCCTAGCCTTGAGGCCGCACGTGCGCGGCGTGCGCCGCTCTTCGGGTGGCGTCCGGGCGCAGACCTACTGCGTCTCACCGAGCACCGACAAGGCGGAGAAGGGGGTTAGTGATGGCCGTCGCCGCTGCTGCGAGAGAGGTCGTCGAGGCGGTACCAAAGGCGCTTTTGATAGCCGGTGAGTGGCGGTCGGCGACGGGCGGGGGCCGCTTCGCAGTCGAGGATCCGGCCACCGGCGAAGCGCTCTGCGAGGTCGCCGACGCGACGTCCAGCGACGCCCTCCAAGCGCTTGCCGCGGCCGCCGACGCGCAGGCATCGTGGGCGCGATCGGCGCCTAACGAGCGCGCCGAGATCCTCTGGCGAGCGTTCGAGCGACTGCGTGCGCGCGCCGACGAGCTGGCGCTCTTGATGACGCTCGAGATGGGCAAGCCGCTGGCCGAGTCGCGCGCGGAGATCCTCTACGCGGCCGAGTTCTTTCGCTGGTTCTCCGGCGAGGCGCTCCGGCTCGACGGTTACCTGAAGCGTTCCGGTGATGCGCGCAGCCGCATCCTCGTCGCTCGCGAGCCGGTCGGTCCTTGCCTGTTCGTCACGCCTTGGAATTTCCCGACCGCGATGGGAACCCGCAAGATTGGACCGGCGATCGCCGCCGGTTGCACGATGGTTTGGAAACCGGCCCGACTGACGCCGCTGTCGGCGCTCGCGCTCGCCGAGTTGCTCAGCGAGTGCGGACTGCCAGCGGGCGTGCTCAACGTCGTGACCGCCAGCAGCGCTTCGGCGGTGACCGAGCCGCTGCTGCGCGACCCACGGCTACGCAAGCTGTCCTTCACCGGTTCGACGGAGGTGGGACGCCAGCTAATGGCGGCGGCGGGCCAGCGGATCCTGCGCGTTTCGCTGGAGCTCGGCGGCAACGCACCGTTTGTGGTCTTCGACGACGCCGACTTCGAGGCCGCCATCGAAGGCGCCGTGCTCGCCAAGATGCGCAACATCGGTGAGGCCTGCACCGCTGCCAACCGCTTCCTGGTGGCTGAGCCGCTCGCCGAAAAGTTCGCGAGGGCGCTAGCTGAGCGCTTGCGGGGTCTGCGACTTGGGCACGGCAGTGACCCGAAGGTCCGCGTCGGCCCTCTGATCGACGAGCAGCAGCGGACGAAGGTGCGCGACCTCGTCGATGACGCGGTCGCGCGGGGCGCGCGGGTGCTGGTCGGCGGACGTGCTCCCGAGGGCCCCGGCTACTTCTACGAGCCGACCGTCCTCTACCCGGTTCCCGAGGGTGCGCGTCTGCTTAGCGAGGAGATCTTCGGGCCGGTCGCACCGATCCGTGCGTTCGCGAGCGAGGAGCAGGCGATCGCCGAGGCGAACGCCTCCGAGTACGGCCTCGTCGCCTACGTATACACGCGCGATCTCGATCGCGCGCGCCGCGTCTGCGAGCAGCTGGAGTTCGGGATGATCGGCCTCAACCAGGGGCTGGTGTCGAACGCGGGAGCGCCGTTTGGTGGCATCAAGCAGTCGGGGGTCGGTCGCGAGGGAGGCAACGAGGGTGTTCGCGAGTACCTCGAGACGAAGTACGTCGCCCTCGCCGCGCCCTAGACGCGCCGTCCCCGTGGCTTCTGAACGCGCCGCGCGCTAAACGCGACTACCCCTGAACGCGCCGCGCGCTAAACGCGACGGCCCCTGAACCCGCGCCGCGCAAAACGCGCGCCGCGCGCTAAACGCGACGGCCCCTGAACCCGCGCCGCGCAAAACGCGCGCCGCGCTTGCTACGCGCTCGCCTTCTTGGCGGTCGACTCGCCGCGTGCCATCGCCGCGAGATCGAGTGCGGCGTCTAGGACGTCTTCGGCGACACCCTTCTCCAGTGCGACCTCTCGGATCGTGCGCTGCGAAGCGACCGCCTCTTTGACGATCTCGGTGGCACGGTCGTAGCCGATGTACGGGTTGAGCGCCGTCGCGATCGCCGGCGTCGACTCTGCGTAGCGGCGCAGTACCTCGACGTTGGCAACGAGGCCGTCCACGCACTTCTCGGCTAGCAGGCGCGAGCCGGAGGCGAGGATCTTGATCGAATGCAGCAGGTTGCGGGCGATCAGCGGTACGCGCACGTTCAACTCGAAGTTGCCTTGACTGCCCGCCATCGCGATCGCGGCGTCGTTGCCGACCACCTGGTTGGCGATCTGCAGTACCACTTCGGGAATCACCGGGTTGACCTTGCCCGGCATGATCGAAGAGCCCTTCTGGAGTTCGGGAATCTGTAGCTCGGCTAGGCCACAGCGCGGTCCCGACCCCATCAGCACGAGGTCGTTGGCGATCTTGGTGAGCGAGACTGCCAGCACGCGCAGGGCTCCAGAGAGCTCGACCAGGGCGTCGCGATTGGCCTGAGCTTCGAAGCGGTCGAGCGGCTCCCGCGGCTCGAGCCCGGTCTGCTCGTGGATCTTGCGGTGCACGCGACTCGCGAACTCCGGGTGGGTGTTCAGACCCGTGCCGGTCGCGGTGCCGCCGAGTGGTACCTGCAGCACGCGCGGGAGGGCTGCCAGGACGCGCTCACGGCCAAGGCGTATCTGGGCCGCGTAGCCCGCGAACTCCTGACCGAGGGTGACCGGTACGGCATCCATCATGTGCGTCCGCCCGGCCTTGACGACGTCACGCCACTCCTCGGCCTTCGCGGAGAGCGAACGCTCGAGCCGTTCGAGTGCCGGCAACAGGTCGTCGCGGACCTCCGCTGCTGCCGCGAGGTGGACGGCGGTCGGGAAGACGTCGTTCGAGGACTGCCCCATGTTCACGTGGTCGTTGGGGTGGACGTCGTCGCCCGCGAGACGCGCGATCACCTCGTTCGCGTTCATGTTCGACGAGGTTCCCGACCCGGTCTGGAAGACGTCGACCGGGAACTGGTCGTCGTGCATACCGGCTGCCACCTCGTCGGCGGCGCGTGCGATCCGCTCGGCGCGGTCGGGGTCGAGCAGACCGAGCTCGCCGTTGACGCGCGCCGCCGCGGCCTTGATGCGACCGAGCCAGCGCACGACCGCTGTCGGCACCCTCTCCCCCGAAACCGGGAAGTTCTCGATCGCCTTGCGCGTTTCTGCTCCCCAAAGCTCGGTACGTGCGGTCATCGGCCTCCTTCCGGGTCCGCCGGTCCGCGCGGGAGGCTACCGCGGCGCCGTCGCTGCCGTTCGGCGGTGCCGTGCGTGCTTTTTGCAAGAACGGTTTCAGAGCTTGTGCAACACCCCTCGGACGTGATCAGAATTCGCTCTGGTCGCCTCTCCCGGCGCCGGAGACGAGATCTTCTTTCGAAATGAGAGCGGACCCAGGCACGCTCATCGGCATCCGCACGAATGCGGCCGCCGAGTTGCTGGGCGTCAGTCCCAACACCTTGCGCAGCTGGGAGCGCCGCTTCGGCTATCCACGACCGCGGCGTACGCCAGAGGGTCACCGACAGTACGACCTCCAGGAACTCGAGGCTCTGCGTCGCGCGCTGGTCGAGACCGGCAACATCTCTT
Protein-coding regions in this window:
- a CDS encoding class II fumarate hydratase, with product MTARTELWGAETRKAIENFPVSGERVPTAVVRWLGRIKAAAARVNGELGLLDPDRAERIARAADEVAAGMHDDQFPVDVFQTGSGTSSNMNANEVIARLAGDDVHPNDHVNMGQSSNDVFPTAVHLAAAAEVRDDLLPALERLERSLSAKAEEWRDVVKAGRTHMMDAVPVTLGQEFAGYAAQIRLGRERVLAALPRVLQVPLGGTATGTGLNTHPEFASRVHRKIHEQTGLEPREPLDRFEAQANRDALVELSGALRVLAVSLTKIANDLVLMGSGPRCGLAELQIPELQKGSSIMPGKVNPVIPEVVLQIANQVVGNDAAIAMAGSQGNFELNVRVPLIARNLLHSIKILASGSRLLAEKCVDGLVANVEVLRRYAESTPAIATALNPYIGYDRATEIVKEAVASQRTIREVALEKGVAEDVLDAALDLAAMARGESTAKKASA
- a CDS encoding NAD-dependent succinate-semialdehyde dehydrogenase, coding for MAVAAAAREVVEAVPKALLIAGEWRSATGGGRFAVEDPATGEALCEVADATSSDALQALAAAADAQASWARSAPNERAEILWRAFERLRARADELALLMTLEMGKPLAESRAEILYAAEFFRWFSGEALRLDGYLKRSGDARSRILVAREPVGPCLFVTPWNFPTAMGTRKIGPAIAAGCTMVWKPARLTPLSALALAELLSECGLPAGVLNVVTASSASAVTEPLLRDPRLRKLSFTGSTEVGRQLMAAAGQRILRVSLELGGNAPFVVFDDADFEAAIEGAVLAKMRNIGEACTAANRFLVAEPLAEKFARALAERLRGLRLGHGSDPKVRVGPLIDEQQRTKVRDLVDDAVARGARVLVGGRAPEGPGYFYEPTVLYPVPEGARLLSEEIFGPVAPIRAFASEEQAIAEANASEYGLVAYVYTRDLDRARRVCEQLEFGMIGLNQGLVSNAGAPFGGIKQSGVGREGGNEGVREYLETKYVALAAP